The Mauremys mutica isolate MM-2020 ecotype Southern chromosome 1, ASM2049712v1, whole genome shotgun sequence genome has a segment encoding these proteins:
- the TNFRSF1A gene encoding tumor necrosis factor receptor superfamily member 1A, with translation MAHPEPSPALVATLILTLAWVWAEECLGVAPNSDTQQIHGIPLGRKKREPKCQVGEYLHSNRTHCCMRCHAGTYLAEDCQSDMLATNCMRCPKGTFTATDNILRKCISCQRCRAELQQITLSNCTEKKDTVCGCRTNQFQSEPNTLFKCKNCSPCHNGTVLQTCTKNSDTICVCNRGYFLHKNNCNPCSSCNEEECKKDCATVPRPSTFPSVQNDYWGHTILLIGLVVVLAASLGLLFAVKVIKQYRQRVTTAIFYSCVSTQQPKKETVSEVSKVVMNERKAATFAPVPPQIEKMWTANAVPRSMVEQELPDCVRPAGKTQLPDNPVVLYTVADHVLLSRWKEFVRRLGLSDYEIERIELEQRRVRDAQYEMLRQWRLQMGQGATVERISYVLNQMELSGCSEAIQEALAGQP, from the exons ATGGCCCATCCGGAGCCTTCCCCTGCCTTGGTGGCTACG CTCATTCTAACTCTGGCCTGGGTGTGGGCTGAGGAATGCTTGGGAGTAGCCCCAAACTCAGATACCCAACAAATCCATGGGATACCCCTGGGGAGAAAGAAGAGGGAGCCAAAGTGTCAGGTGGGAGAGTACCTACACTCCAACAGGACCCACTGCTGCATGAGATGCCACGCAG GGACTTACTTGGCAGAAGACTGTCAGTCAGACATGCTTGCGACCAACTGCATGCGATGTCCTAAGGGCACATTCACGGCTACGGATAACATTTTGAGGAAATGCATTAGTTGCCAACGGTGCCGTGCAG AATTACAGCAGATAACACTGTCTAACTGCACTGAAAAGAAGGATACAGTCTGTGGCTGTCGGACCAACCAATTTCAGAGTGAACCCAATACTTTATTCAAATGTAAGAACTGCAGCCCATGCCACAACGGGACCGTCCTGCAAACCT GTACAAAGAACAGTGACACGATCTGTGTATGTAACCGTGGATACTTCCTGCACAAAAATAACTGCAACCCTTGCAGCAG CTGTAATGAAGAAGAATGTAAGAAGGACTGTGCCACAGTGCCGAGGCCATCAACTTTCCCCTCAGTGCAGAATGACTACTGGG GTCATACCATCTTGCTCATTGGCCTTGTCGTTGTGCTTGCAGCTAGCCTTGGGCTACTCTTTGCAGTTAAAGTGATCAAGCAATACCGTCAAAGAGTGACAACTGCTATTTTTTACTCATGTG TCTCTACGCAGCAGCCAAAGAAGGAGACGGTATCTGAAGTAAGCAAG GTTGTGATGAACGAGAGGAAAGCTGCCACCTTTGCTCCAGTACCACCCCAGATCGAAAAAATGTGGACAGCCAATGCTGTGCCAAGGTCAATGGTTGAACAGGAGCTACCAGATTGTGTCAGACCTGCTGGAAAGACTCAACTCCCAGACA ACCCTGTTGTTCTCTATACTGTGGCGGACCATGTCCTGCTGTCTCGGTGGAAGGAGTTTGTGCGACGCCTGGGGCTGAGTGACTATGAGATTGAGCGAATCGAACTGGAGCAGCGGCGCGTGCGGGATGCCCAATACGAGATGCTGAGACAGTGGAGGCTGCAGATGGGCCAGGGTGCCACAGTGGAGCGCATCAGCTACGTCCTCAACCAGATGGAGCTGAGTGGTTGCAGCGAGGCTATCCAGGAGGCGCTGGCTGGGCAGCCCTAA